The Arthrobacter sp. PM3 genome contains the following window.
ACCTTGGTGCCGGCCTGCACGTCAGGGGGCGCTGCGAGGCTGCCGATCTCCATGGAAACTCCTTAGGTACTGCGTGTTGGGTACTGTGTGCAAATCCCGCATCGCGCTGTCGGTGGTACATCCATGCAACCGTCCCCGGCCGGGATCAGGCAGTGCCCTGCCTTTACTGGTTCTGGCAGTACCTCCCACGAGTGCGGCCGCCTGTGTAGCGTGGACAGCATGGACAATCGGATGGAGGTGCGCGAGTTCCTGTCCTCGCGCCGTGCAAGAATCACGCCGGAAAAGGCCGGGCTCACCGTTTACGGCGCCATCCGCCGCGTGCCGGGTCTGCGGCGCGAGGAGGCGGCCATGCTCGCCGGCGTCAGCGTGGACTACTACACGCGCCTCGAGCGCGGGAACCTCGCCGGCGTGTCCGAGGGCGTTCTTGACGCACTGGCCCGGGGACTGCAGCTCGACGACGCCGAACGGGACCACCTCTTCGACCTCGCCCGGGCCACCAACGCCTCAGCCCGGACCCGGCAGGTCAAGGCTCCGAAGCAGCGTATCCGCCCCAGCGTGCAGGCCATGCTGGACGCCATCATCGGCGCCCCCGCGTTCATCCGTAACGGGCGCATGGACCTGCTCGCAGCGAACCGGCTCGGCTACGCCCTGTACGCCCCGATGTTGACGGACCCGGTGCGGCCGGTCAATTACGCGCGGTTCATTTTTCTCAATCCCCGCGCCCGTGACTTCTACCCCGACTGGAACCTCGCGGCCAACAACAACGTCGCGCTCCTGCGCACCGAGTCAGGACGCAACCCCTATGACAAGGGCCTCGCTGACCTGGTCGGAGAGCTGTCCCTGCGCAGCGAGGAATTCCGTGTCCGCTGGGCCGCCCACAATGTGCGCAGGCATTACTCCGGCAATAAGCACTTCCACCACCCCGTCGTAGGAGACCTTGAACTGCAGTTTGAAGCACTGCAGCTCGCCGAGGACCCCGGCCTCACCCTGACGGTATATCCCGCGCAACCCGGTTCGGCGTCCGCGGAATCCCTGCGGCTGCTCGCAAGCTGGGCGGCGACGGAGCAGGCCGAGGAGCTCACCGCGGACAACCCGGCCTGACGTCACCGGCCAGGCGACTGTTTCACATTGGAACACGGGGCCCGCAGGCGCGCCCCTACTGGCGCTGGTCGGAGCCGAAGTGGGATGCTCCCTGACGGTGTCCTCGGTTGCCGAGAACGTCACCGACCCGCACGTGCGGTTCATCCGGGTCCTCGACGAGACCCTGCCGGTCTACCTGAGGATGGCGTGGCGCGGGGAGGCCGGGGCACGTATTCGTCATCAACCTTGAGAACAAGGGCTACGGCACCGTTTGGGCGCGGCACCGCTTCGCCGGGCGACCAGGACGCCACCCGCCACAACCCCTTCGTTTACTTCGAGGCAAAAACGTCGTCTCCGGAGTGCCAGCGCAATGTCGTGGACTTCACCCAACTCGTCCGTGACCTGGGGGCGGCCGCGACGACGCCGAACCTTTCCTACTACAGCCTTCTGGCGACCATCGAAGACATCTTCGCGCTGCCCCGCCTCGGCTACGCCGGTGCGCGGGGACTGAACAGCTTCGGCCCCGACGTCTTCAACGCCGCACACTGACCACAACTACCCTTGGTCATGGTGTGGCCGGGACTTCCGGGCGCCCGACGGGCCGTTCGTCCGGCACGGAGAGGCAAGACAGTGCGGCAACGACGTGGGCCTGGACGCCTATGGACAGGGTCGGGTCGATCACGGGGGCGAAAAACGGGGAGTGGTTCGCCGGGATATCCCGGGCGACTGTTCCCTTCACGGCCGCGGCCCGGTAGGTGTCGGGGTCCACGCCGCCGAGGAGCCAGAATGTGTAGGGAATACCGAAGGCGTCCGGAATGCGGCTGAAGTCCTCGGACGCGGTCTGCCGCTCGGCGGCGTGCACCGCGTCTGCCCCGAAGCGGGCGGTAAAGGCAGCCCGCACCCGTGCTGTCACGGCCCCGTCGTTGCTCGTCAGGGGGAACTGATCGTAGTACTCGAACTCAGGTTCCCGGGGTGATCCGGCCGTGGTGCACTCGCCCTTGACGATCCGCTCAATCGCGGCGAGCACGCCGGCCCGGACCTGGTTGTCGTACGTGCGGATGTTCAGCAGGAGCGTGGCGCTGTCCGGGATGATGTTCGATTTCGTTCCCGCGTTGAGCGCTCCTACGGTGACGACGGCGAAGTCGCCGGGCTTCGTCTCGCGCGAGACGATCGACTGCAGCCTGAGCACGATCGAGGCGGCCAGCACCACGGGGTCCACGGCCATGTGAGGCATCGAGCCGTGCGCGCCTTTCCCGTACACCGTGACCTTGAGCGAGTCCCCGGCCGAGAGGACCGGCCCGGCCGCGGTGGCCAGTGTTCCCGCAGCGAACGGCATGACGTGCTGGGCGAGCGCGACGTCGGGTCGTGGCACTTTGGCGACGAGACCGTCGTCGAGCATAGCCCTGGACCCGGCACCGACCTCTTCGGCCGGCTGAAACAGGGCGATGTAGGTGCCGGACCAGGCATCGCGGCCGTCCGCCATCAGCTTGGCGGCTCCGAGCAGCGTGCTGACGTGAACGTCGTGCCCGCACGCATGCATGACGCCGTCTATGGTCGAGGAATAGGGCACCCCGGTGGCCTCGGTGACCGGAAGCGCGTCCATGTCGGCACGGGCCAGCACAGTGGGGCCTTCTCCGTTCTCAAAGACGCCGACGACGCCGGTGCCGCCGATCCTGGTTACCGAATAGCCGAAGGCGGTGAGTTTCTCCTCGACGCGGTAGGAAGTTCGATGCTCTTCGAGGCTCAATTCGGGGTGCCGGTGCAACTCGGTGTAGGTTTCCCGGACCCAGCCGAGCTCGGACTCGAGGGCCGCCAGGACGGTTTCAGGACTGTTCATGCGTGTCACGCTCCCGGAGTCCCGGCGCCCGGGCCAGCCGGGCGCAACTGACAGAACCCAGCATAGACCGGCACGCCGACGGGGAGCAGGGCTCTTCACTCAGGTGGCCGGAGGTATCGGCGCCCCGGTGGTGGCACCCGTCGGCTAGTCGGCCCCCTGCACGTTTCACCTTCCCCGGATGAGGTCCACGCTACGGTGCGGGACGAGAATGAGGGTACTCGCCCGTGGCAGGGCCGCCTGCCGCATCCATGTCGGAAAGGGGCCCCCAATGTCGAGACCACATCGGATTTTTGCAGGATCAGTCGCAGCCGCTGCAGCCATGGCGCTGCTCACGGGCTGCGGCTCTCTCACCCCCAATAACACCGTCAGCAGCAACAGAGCGGAAAAGAATGTTTCGCAGGCCTGTGCTGCTGCCAGCGCCTTTGCCGCATCCCTGACCAATTTCAAGCAAACCCTTAAGCCGGGGGCCACGGTGGGGCAGATCGATTCGGCGCGGGATCAGGTCGCGAAGTCGTACAACGACCTCGTGAAAGCGGGCCAGGACGTCGTCAAGGACGAAATGAACGCCGTCCAAGCTGCCGAGGACAAGTTCGACCGGGCCGTCAGGGCTGTTCCGAACGATGCCACCTTGAGCCAGGCGCTTACTTCGCTGCGGGACGAGGCAGCCAACGTCCAGGCCGCGGTCAGCGACCTCCAGACAGGGGCCAAGTGCTAAGCCCGGGATCCTCCGGCGGGTACTACCCGCCGGAGGATCCTCGGTAACGGCTTACTCGGCTCCTGGCGATGCGGTTTGCCAAATCAAGTCGCCGAGTTCGCGCAGCGTCTCGCCGGTGATCGCGTGCCCGCCTTGGTCCCGACGGGCGCGGGACGTCGCCGCAGAATCCGTCAGCAGATAGGCCCATGTGCGCTCCAGGAGCTCGGCTGGGATCACCCTGTCCTGATCGCCCTGGGCAACGAAGACCCGAAGCCCGGCCAGGCGCGCCGGCGGTCAGCGACTCCGCGATGGGTCTTCCAGGTTTGTTGAATCGTCAACAAAATTCGGAGGGGGTCTATTCCCGCCCGCAGCGCTCAGGGGCCGCGGCGGCCGGCCCACAGTGCATGCAGCAGCGGAGCCACCGATGCGATCATCAGCACGCTGCCGAGCACCGGGTCATCCGCCCGGACCAGGGAACCTGCGACGAGCAGGGCGCCAAATATGAGCGCCGAGCCCGCCCGCTGCACTGTGCGGTCCAGCCGTGCCATCTGGCGTTCCAGGCGCGGATTGGCCGTGGCCAATGAACCGTCTTCGATTCGGGTCACGAGCCGGTCCAGGCGTTTTGGCAGGCGCAGCGCGACCCCGGCGGTGTCGAGCGCCTGCTGGGCCGCGTCCTGCACAATGTTGCCACGCTCGTCGCGCAGCAGCCGCGCCGCATAGGGCTCGATCGCGTCCCACAGATTGAACCGGGCATCCAGTGCGCTGCACACCCCCGAGGTCAGGGACATCGCGCGGATGATGAGCAGGAAATTCTCCGGCAGCTGGAACGGCAGTGAGCGAACCAGATCCCCGAACTCCACCGCAAAATCAACGAACTCGCGTGGGTCGACCTCGCGAAGCTCGGCGAAGCCCATCCCGCCAAACCGGGCGAACAGGTGCGTCATCGCCCGCTCGAGTTCGGCCCTGTCCGCCGACGGCGCCAGCACACCCACGTCGCTGATCGCGCTCACCAGACCCTTGCCGTCACGGGCGGCGGCCGCGATCAGCAGCTTCCGCAGGCCGCGGCGGGTGCTGGGCGGCACCTCGCCCATCATGCCGAAGTCGATAAACGTCAGCTTCCACGGGCGCCCGCCGGCTGAGTCGGTAACCGGGGTGACGAAGATGTTGCCGGGGTGCGGATCGGCATGGAAGAAACCGCTAGTGAACAATTGCTCGAACATGACCGAGGCGAAAACCGGGGCCACCCGCGTGGGATCGATGCCCGCCGCCTGAAGGGCCTCCGCGTCCGTAATCTTGATTGCCGTCACGTCTTCGAGGATCAGTACGCGGCGGGTACTCCACTCCCACGCGACCTCGGGCACCTCCACCCGGCGGTCGTCGGCGAAGTCAGCCGCGAACCGCTCTGCATTCGCGGCCTCACGAAGGTAATCGATCTCCTCAAGGCTGGTTTGCGCAAACTCCTCGACCAGGGCGGGCATGTCCGCTCGGCTGGACACCACACGGAAGCGGCTGAGCCAGCCGCCCACTTTGCGCAGTGCCGCCAGGTCGACGTCGACAATTGCGTCGATGCCGGGACGTTGCACCTTCAACACCACGCTGCCGAGTCCGGCGTCGGCAGCGTTGGCGGGAAGCAGTTGGGCGCGGTGCGCCTGCCCGAGGGACGCGGCGGCGATCGGCGTCTCCTCGACAAAGGAGAAAATCTTCTCCAGCGGCGCACCCAGCTCCGCCTCGGCAAGTGCCCGGATGGCCGGGAACGCGACGGGTGGAACCTCGTCCTGCAACCCCTCAAGTTCCTTGGTGATCTCCGGCGGGAGCACATCGAGCCTGGATGACAGGAACTGACCGACCTTGATCATCAGGCCGCCCAGATCCACTGCGAGCGTGCGGAAGCGCTGCGCGAACCCCAGCATCCTTTTGGCCCGGTTGCGCTCGGCAATCCTGCCCAATCCGATGCGGGGGAGGAACAGCTCAAACCACCAGGTCCTGGCAAGGTGCCATGCCGCGAAACGCAGGATGCGTCGGTACCGGGCGCGGGCGTCCCCGGCGCCGGGTACCGGGTCCGCCCGGCTCCGACGGTCCGACGTCACCCCTCAGTCCTGGGCGAGGATCGAATACAGCCGACGGCGTGCGTCGTTCAGCACCGCCACGGCTTGCTGGACCTGCTCCGGTGTTCCCGTGCGACCGACCTGGGACGCGGCCTGCGCGAGCTCGATTCCGGCCTTGGGCAGTGCCGCGAATCCGGTGCCCGTCGCGTCCCACGGTGCCGGCTCATCGGCCTGCGCGACCTCCTCCCTGCCCGCCTCGGTCAGCGAGTAGATCTTGCGGCCGTTGGATTCCTCGGCAAGGATGATGCCCTCATCGGCGAGCAGTTGAAGTGTCGGGTAGACGGACCCGGCGCTCGGCTTCCAGCTGCCATTGCTTCGCTCCTCGATCTCCCGGATGATCTGGTAGCCGTGCATCGGACGCTCCGCGAGCAGGGCCAGCACGGCGGACCGCACTTCGCCCCGCCCGGCGCGGGTGCCCGAGCGCTTTTCAAACCGGGACCGCAGGTCCTCAAGGGCCTGCCACATGCCGTCGATGTTGGGACCGCCAAATCCGCCGGCCGGGTATGAATTACGCATGTTGCTCTCCTTATCGAATCGCGAACGATACTCAACGATACGTACCGATATACGAAAAAAACCAGCAGTCTGGCGGGCCGCCGGCCTCCTTCAGCCGCTGATCACCGTTTCGTCACCCGGTCACCGAAGTTGGGTGGTTTGATTGGTCAGTGCTCCGTCTAAAACGCCTTGTGGTTTTCACCCTGTTCGCGGTTTGTGCCATCACCGCATTCTCGTTCTGGGTCATCCGGCAGCCCGGCGCAGACACCCACGGTGTCCTTTCCGCGCCGCCACAGGCGGGGGCGAAGCTTGAAATGCTGTCCGCCGGCATCACCAGTGCCGTGAACGTCACCCCGAGCCCGGATGCCCAGTGGCTGATCGGTGCTGCCGCGGAGACCGGAATCCCCGCCCGCGCCCTCCGGGCCTACGTTGCTGCGGCCGTCACGGCCAACGAGTCCGCTCCGGCCTGCGGGATTGGCTGGAATACAGTGGCGGCCGTCGGCTTCGTCGAATCAGGGCACGGCACGTACGGTGGCGGCAGCCTCAATACGGCGGGGCAGGCGAGCGGCCCCATTGTGGGCCCCAGCCTCAACGGCGCCGGGTTCGCCGCCATCGCGGATACCGACGCCGGTGCCCTGGACGGCGACGCCCGCTGGGACCACGCCGTCGGACCCATGCAGTTCATTCCCTCCACCTGGCAACTTGCGGGGCGGGACGGAAACGGGGACGGCGTAGCCGACCCGTTCAATATCGACGACGCCGCCCTCAGCGCGGCGACATATCTGTGCGGCCACGGCCGCGACCTCACGACCGCGCAGGGCTGGACCGACGCCATCTACTCCTACAACCAGTCCGACCCCTACATTCGACAGGTGCGGGCCCAGGCGACCGCCTACGCCGCGAAGGCGGGCACCGCCGGGTAACCTCGGATGGAGGCGGCTAGGTCAAGTGGTCGAAGTCCCCTCGCGTCCATGCCGCGTGGCGCTGGGCGGAATCGTGCAGAACGGCCCTGGCTCCGGACGCGATGACATTATTGAAGTTGCCGTAGATCCGATCGAACTCCAGCTCACCCAGCTGCCTGGCGATCCGCAGCGCCACCGCGCCGGATAGCGGCAAACGGTTCGGGTAGCTGCGCATGAAGGCGATGGAACGGCGGTCTGGATTCGGAAAGACGCTGTCACCTGTCAACAGCACTCCGTTGCCGGCCGCTCCTGGAACCCAGTGGGCCACCGCGCTGCCCGGAAAGTGCCCCCCGGTCTGGTGCAGTGTCAGCCCTTCGGCGATAGTCCGACTGCCGGACCAGTAGTCGATGGCCGGATCGTTGCGTCCCAGCCATGTCCGGTCTGCCTCGGCCACAAGGACAGGGACACCGCCCAGCCGACGCGACCACTCGACCTGCACGCCAAACATGTGCGGGTGACTGGCGGCGATGGCCAGGACCGGGCCTCGCTCGAGGACTGCCGTCACAGCGCTGTCATCGACGTATCCGACCGGGTCCCAGAGCAGCGAACCCTCGCCCGTCACCACAAGCTGCGCCGTCTGGCCGATCCCCACTTTCGGCGCAGTCGTGATCCCGATAAGTCCCGGTTCGTTCTCCTGCAGCAAGGCCCGGTGCCCCTGCTGCGCCAGCCCCTCCAGGGTGAGCCACTGCTGGCCGTCTGCGGGCACGTACTGCCGCTCGTCGCAGCAGATCGGACAGACTTCCGGGACGGGTTCGTCGCGTTCGACGCCGCAGGTTGCGCAGATCAGCATGGTCGGCCCCCTCTCACCCTCTTGTGTCCTGCTCGCCTGTGTCTTTCATGGTCGGCTGCAGGCCGGCACTCCCAGACTATGGCAGACGGGAGTACCAAGCCGGGACCCGGGGGCACCCAATGGTGGCATGATGGGCGC
Protein-coding sequences here:
- a CDS encoding helix-turn-helix transcriptional regulator → MDNRMEVREFLSSRRARITPEKAGLTVYGAIRRVPGLRREEAAMLAGVSVDYYTRLERGNLAGVSEGVLDALARGLQLDDAERDHLFDLARATNASARTRQVKAPKQRIRPSVQAMLDAIIGAPAFIRNGRMDLLAANRLGYALYAPMLTDPVRPVNYARFIFLNPRARDFYPDWNLAANNNVALLRTESGRNPYDKGLADLVGELSLRSEEFRVRWAAHNVRRHYSGNKHFHHPVVGDLELQFEALQLAEDPGLTLTVYPAQPGSASAESLRLLASWAATEQAEELTADNPA
- a CDS encoding amidohydrolase; the protein is MNSPETVLAALESELGWVRETYTELHRHPELSLEEHRTSYRVEEKLTAFGYSVTRIGGTGVVGVFENGEGPTVLARADMDALPVTEATGVPYSSTIDGVMHACGHDVHVSTLLGAAKLMADGRDAWSGTYIALFQPAEEVGAGSRAMLDDGLVAKVPRPDVALAQHVMPFAAGTLATAAGPVLSAGDSLKVTVYGKGAHGSMPHMAVDPVVLAASIVLRLQSIVSRETKPGDFAVVTVGALNAGTKSNIIPDSATLLLNIRTYDNQVRAGVLAAIERIVKGECTTAGSPREPEFEYYDQFPLTSNDGAVTARVRAAFTARFGADAVHAAERQTASEDFSRIPDAFGIPYTFWLLGGVDPDTYRAAAVKGTVARDIPANHSPFFAPVIDPTLSIGVQAHVVAALSCLSVPDERPVGRPEVPATP
- a CDS encoding AarF/ABC1/UbiB kinase family protein; the encoded protein is MTSDRRSRADPVPGAGDARARYRRILRFAAWHLARTWWFELFLPRIGLGRIAERNRAKRMLGFAQRFRTLAVDLGGLMIKVGQFLSSRLDVLPPEITKELEGLQDEVPPVAFPAIRALAEAELGAPLEKIFSFVEETPIAAASLGQAHRAQLLPANAADAGLGSVVLKVQRPGIDAIVDVDLAALRKVGGWLSRFRVVSSRADMPALVEEFAQTSLEEIDYLREAANAERFAADFADDRRVEVPEVAWEWSTRRVLILEDVTAIKITDAEALQAAGIDPTRVAPVFASVMFEQLFTSGFFHADPHPGNIFVTPVTDSAGGRPWKLTFIDFGMMGEVPPSTRRGLRKLLIAAAARDGKGLVSAISDVGVLAPSADRAELERAMTHLFARFGGMGFAELREVDPREFVDFAVEFGDLVRSLPFQLPENFLLIIRAMSLTSGVCSALDARFNLWDAIEPYAARLLRDERGNIVQDAAQQALDTAGVALRLPKRLDRLVTRIEDGSLATANPRLERQMARLDRTVQRAGSALIFGALLVAGSLVRADDPVLGSVLMIASVAPLLHALWAGRRGP
- a CDS encoding PadR family transcriptional regulator; its protein translation is MRNSYPAGGFGGPNIDGMWQALEDLRSRFEKRSGTRAGRGEVRSAVLALLAERPMHGYQIIREIEERSNGSWKPSAGSVYPTLQLLADEGIILAEESNGRKIYSLTEAGREEVAQADEPAPWDATGTGFAALPKAGIELAQAASQVGRTGTPEQVQQAVAVLNDARRRLYSILAQD
- a CDS encoding lytic transglycosylase domain-containing protein; amino-acid sequence: MLRLKRLVVFTLFAVCAITAFSFWVIRQPGADTHGVLSAPPQAGAKLEMLSAGITSAVNVTPSPDAQWLIGAAAETGIPARALRAYVAAAVTANESAPACGIGWNTVAAVGFVESGHGTYGGGSLNTAGQASGPIVGPSLNGAGFAAIADTDAGALDGDARWDHAVGPMQFIPSTWQLAGRDGNGDGVADPFNIDDAALSAATYLCGHGRDLTTAQGWTDAIYSYNQSDPYIRQVRAQATAYAAKAGTAG
- a CDS encoding MBL fold metallo-hydrolase; this encodes MLICATCGVERDEPVPEVCPICCDERQYVPADGQQWLTLEGLAQQGHRALLQENEPGLIGITTAPKVGIGQTAQLVVTGEGSLLWDPVGYVDDSAVTAVLERGPVLAIAASHPHMFGVQVEWSRRLGGVPVLVAEADRTWLGRNDPAIDYWSGSRTIAEGLTLHQTGGHFPGSAVAHWVPGAAGNGVLLTGDSVFPNPDRRSIAFMRSYPNRLPLSGAVALRIARQLGELEFDRIYGNFNNVIASGARAVLHDSAQRHAAWTRGDFDHLT